Below is a window of Halolamina sp. CBA1230 DNA.
GGAGAAGGAGATCCAGGTCGTCGGCCGCCACGACCCGGTGCTGCCGCCGCGAGCGGTGCCGGTCGTCGAGGCGATGCTCTACCTGACGGTGCTCGACTTCATGCTCCTCGGCGGGCGTATCAACCCCGACCGCCTCGACGACAACCCGGGGGAGTACGACACGCCGTACCACCCGAGTAGCCCGCGGAACGACTAACCGCAGAGCTCCTGGGTCACGAAGACGGTGCCGTTCTCGTCGACGAAGACGCCGATCCCCTGGGCGTCGTAGTTCGAGGAGAGGGCGTTCTGGCGGTGGCCGGGGGACTCGAGGAGGCTATCGACAGCGTCGGAGGCTATCTGCTCCGAGTCGGATAACTCAGATTGAGGGTATGGTTCGTTCAAATACTCTTTCTTATAAATATTCTGTCCTGTATCGGAACACTCCAGTTCGTACCGCTTTCGCAGTTCTGAGTGTGTAGACCCGTTCGGCCCTGTGTGCGCGAAGTAATCTCGCTGAGCCATATCCCACGACTTGTACCGAGCGACGGCGTCCAACGTTTCGTTCCGTTTGAGCGGATCGACTCCGTTCTCGACTCGACGCTCGTTCATCCTCCCGTGGATCAGGTCTTCGATCCGTTCGATGTCGACATCGTACCGTGCTGAAGACGGTGTCGTCGGCTGTTGGGGGGCTGACTCCGTGTCCGGTACTGTCGAGTCACCACCATCGCCGGCGGGAATCCCACCGCTTCCTATACAGCCGGCAGTGAGCACTAACACGCAGACGACGATCGCCGAACCCCTCATTCAGGCTTCCTCCTCACAGATGCTCGGTTCGTTGGCGTCCGGGTCAGCCCCACACTCTTTCGTAACCTTCGTAACATTCCGAACGTTCCCTATCGGTTCACTGAACGAACGGAACTGTTCCCACGTGTTGGTGGTTCGCTTCCACCGGTAGACTTCCGTCCTCTCGTACTCCGGCCGTTCCCACCGCATGTACTCGGTCCCGACTTGGACCTCCTTTTCGTACTCGTGGACCGCCACGTCCTCGTACGTCCCGCGGCGGTACCGATAGTGGTACTCCGTCCCGTCGACCGTTCGCTCCCACTCGTAGACCGCGTCGTACTCCGGGACACGGTACTCGTAGCGGGAGTCGTACACCGGATCCCGCTCTGTCTCCTCCTCCAGGCAGACGGGTGGTTTGAACCGGTAGGAGTATTCGACACAGACCGTCGTCTCGTCGTACCCACTGACGTATCTGTCGGACCCCTGGTACTGCCAGCTCGCCGGAGCACGGGAGCGGTAGTCGACCCACCGTGTGTCGTAGCCGCTCACCGTCCGACCGACCTGTTCATCTCGCGTCCAGCCACTTCCAGCCGGTCGAGTCGAAGACTCCTCCGTTTCGATCCGTTCGACAGTCCGGGGAACGGGTTTGACGTACTCCCATCCGGGGCCCGAGGCGCCACGATGTGGCAGCGTGTCGTACTCCCAGCCTACCTGCACTCGTCGTTGATCCACGTTGCGTTCGGTCACCTGCCAGTCACCGCCTGGGTGATCTGTACTCCTCGCCGTCCGTCGTTCCGTGTGATACTCGGTCGTCGTCCCGATCCGCCGCCACTCCGGCCCGGGACTGATCGTCCCTCTGCGATCACTCGCTGGTGTCTTCATGGTCTCGACGCCGATCTGCTCCCGATCGATGCGGGCGATCCCATCCCGTGTCCAGTTGTCTCCAGGGCTCTCGACCGCTTCAGTCCGGAACACCTCGGTCGTGTTCCGCTCGAACACCCAGACGTTGTACCTCGTATGCGAGATCCGGACCGGAACCGACGCCTTGTCCGGCGACCACGCGGGGTTGATCCCGAGGTGGTAGTTCCCGCCGGACGCGTACTGATGCTGGAAGTAGTGGTAGTTCGTCCCCTCGATCGTCTGGGTTACGACCTCCCCATCGCCGAAGCTGATCACGATCTGCTTCCCGGCGTGTGTCGCGTCGATCTGGTATCTCCCGTAGACGGTTCTCCCGTCGATGTTCGTGATCTTGATCGGGTTCGCCTGCCCGGCGACGCTAGTCTCCCAGTGTACGTCGAAACTCTTCGTGAGCGACTGCTCGTGACCGTTCTGGTCGGTAACGGTGAGCTGTACCTCGACCGTTCCGTCCTCGAACTCCATGTTCTCGAGCCCGTGTGAGACACTCGCCTGTGCGGGGCTTCCGCTACCACTGGTGCTGAGCAGGATCCTGTCGTCGACCTGCCACTCGAACTGCAACCGGTCCGAGTCGGTGTCGTTCGCGACACCGGTCAGGACGACCTGCCGCCCGTTCATCCCGTCGGGACCGTCCCTCATGGAGAGATCCAAGCTGAGTATCTCGGGGGAGGATTGAGAGACCGGATTGGTTGTTTCCAGTATCGTACTATCGTTAACCACCGTCACCTCCTTCTCCACCTTCGTCACCCCGCCGTGATCGTCGCGGACCGTCGCGTCGAGCGTCACCGTCCCGTCACTCTCGGGGATCCCCGTGAAGCGGAACGAGCGGGCCCACTCGCCGCTGCTTGTCGGGCCGTTCCACGGCATCGCGCCGACGGGTTCGACGACGTCGGCGCCGCTGGTCAGGCTCACGGAGGTGATCTCCCCGTCGGGGTCGCTCGCCACGAGTCGGTACTCCTCGCTCGTGTTCACGATCGCGACGTCGTCACCTTCGATCCGGGCATCGGGAAGGGAGTTACGCACCTCGACCGCTTTCGTCAGCGTCGAGGTCGCGCCGTCGTCGTCGACGACGATCGCGGACACCGTGGCGGTCGTTCCCGGCGTGCCGTCGACGGTGATGCTCCGTGTTCCACTCCGGAGCTCGGACTGGCTCGTCGGTGACGACGCGATCGAGGTCGGGAGCCACCACTGTTCGACGATCTCACCGTCCGGGTCGGCGGCGTCGATGGTGTAGCTGACCGCCGACCCCGACGTCACGGACGACGGTCCCTCGATCTCGCCTGCCGGCGGCTGGTTCTCGTCGCTGGGAGCGGGGTCTGGCGGGTCCTCGTCGCCGGTCGGGGTCGAGGTCGGTTCTGGGGTCGATGTCGACGCGGGGGACTCCGTTTCGGTCGGCGTCGTCGACGGCCGTTCCGACGCCTCCCCGACGTCGACGTACAGCGTATCGTTCCGTGTTCGTCCGTCGGCGCCGGTGACCGTCAGTCGAACGTCGTACCGTCCCGTTCGGTCGGGCACGAACTGCGTCGTCACTGCGTCCGAATCCGACGGGCTCACCGTCTCGCCGTCGGGTGTTCGGATCGTCCAGTCGTACTCGACGATCCTGCCGTCCGGATCGACGCTACCGCCACCGTCGAGATACACCGTGCTTCCGACCGTCGTCGACTGATCGAGCCCGGCGTCCGCGAGCGGGCGTCCGTCGTCGCTGTCCGCCATCGTCGGCGCCGGCACCCCGGCGACGACCAGCAGTATCGCGAGCAAGAGGGAGAGACGTTTCATTTGACGTTGAGGTTGTTCATTCCGTTACTGTACTTAAATTCCGGGACCGTTCTGATCGATCTGATAGCGGGCGGTGTGGGCCACTGTTGGCGGCGTGTCCGTGCGTTATTTATCGCTCCGCCCCCCGTGTGGGAGTATGATCGAGAACGAGTCCTCGATGCCCTACCTGCTTACGGGCGCGATGACGGTCGGGACGGGGATCCTGCTCGTCGGGGTCACGCTGGGCTCCGCGTTGGTACAGAGCGAACAGCTCACTCAGTACGGTCAGCCGCTGCAGCTGGCCGGCGGCGCCGTCCTCGTCTTCGCGGTCCTCCTGTTCGCGCGCTACCTCGAGGGGCTCACGGATCAGGAAGCCGGGCACTGAACCGTCGGTCGGCGACCGGCTCCGGCGACGTCGGGGCGGTCTATCACGGTCTTTACTCGACAACCTATAGCAAGTGCTTTGGGTTCGGCGTTGGAACACTCATGAAGACGCGACCAACGTGGGTCGCCGTACCACTCATGACTGACGACGAACTCATCTGGCGGATCGCAGGTGGTTCCGGTGACGGGATCGCTTCGACCAGCCAGAACTTCGCGAAAGCGTTGATGCGGTCGGGACTCGACGTCTTCACCCACCGACACTACCCGTCGCGGATCCGCGGCGGTCACACGTACACCGAAGTACGCGCCGCGCCCGAGAACGTGACCTCGCGGGGCGACGGCTACGACTTCCTCCTGGCGCTCGGGGACTCCTTCGCGCGCAACCCACAGGAGGAGGCGTACTACGGCAAAGAGGAGATCAAGCCGCTCTCGGAGAACCTCGACGACCTTCGGGAGGGTGGCGTGATCGTGTACGACTCCGGCCTCATCGACGCCGACGAGGTACCGAACTTCGACCAGCGCGTCGAAGAGAACGACTGGCACGTGTTCCCGCTCGACCTCCGGGGCCTGGCCCGCGAGAAGGGCCGCGAGGTGATGCGCAACACCGC
It encodes the following:
- a CDS encoding CAP domain-containing protein gives rise to the protein MRGSAIVVCVLVLTAGCIGSGGIPAGDGGDSTVPDTESAPQQPTTPSSARYDVDIERIEDLIHGRMNERRVENGVDPLKRNETLDAVARYKSWDMAQRDYFAHTGPNGSTHSELRKRYELECSDTGQNIYKKEYLNEPYPQSELSDSEQIASDAVDSLLESPGHRQNALSSNYDAQGIGVFVDENGTVFVTQELCG
- a CDS encoding PKD domain-containing protein — its product is MKRLSLLLAILLVVAGVPAPTMADSDDGRPLADAGLDQSTTVGSTVYLDGGGSVDPDGRIVEYDWTIRTPDGETVSPSDSDAVTTQFVPDRTGRYDVRLTVTGADGRTRNDTLYVDVGEASERPSTTPTETESPASTSTPEPTSTPTGDEDPPDPAPSDENQPPAGEIEGPSSVTSGSAVSYTIDAADPDGEIVEQWWLPTSIASSPTSQSELRSGTRSITVDGTPGTTATVSAIVVDDDGATSTLTKAVEVRNSLPDARIEGDDVAIVNTSEEYRLVASDPDGEITSVSLTSGADVVEPVGAMPWNGPTSSGEWARSFRFTGIPESDGTVTLDATVRDDHGGVTKVEKEVTVVNDSTILETTNPVSQSSPEILSLDLSMRDGPDGMNGRQVVLTGVANDTDSDRLQFEWQVDDRILLSTSGSGSPAQASVSHGLENMEFEDGTVEVQLTVTDQNGHEQSLTKSFDVHWETSVAGQANPIKITNIDGRTVYGRYQIDATHAGKQIVISFGDGEVVTQTIEGTNYHYFQHQYASGGNYHLGINPAWSPDKASVPVRISHTRYNVWVFERNTTEVFRTEAVESPGDNWTRDGIARIDREQIGVETMKTPASDRRGTISPGPEWRRIGTTTEYHTERRTARSTDHPGGDWQVTERNVDQRRVQVGWEYDTLPHRGASGPGWEYVKPVPRTVERIETEESSTRPAGSGWTRDEQVGRTVSGYDTRWVDYRSRAPASWQYQGSDRYVSGYDETTVCVEYSYRFKPPVCLEEETERDPVYDSRYEYRVPEYDAVYEWERTVDGTEYHYRYRRGTYEDVAVHEYEKEVQVGTEYMRWERPEYERTEVYRWKRTTNTWEQFRSFSEPIGNVRNVTKVTKECGADPDANEPSICEEEA